In a single window of the Octopus sinensis linkage group LG1, ASM634580v1, whole genome shotgun sequence genome:
- the LOC118763396 gene encoding secreted RxLR effector protein 78-like codes for MEWQWQMSLYVCFVDFEKAFDSVDRQTIWDILRHYGMSEKIVGIIRLLYEEFSCQVIHAGRLSEEFRVSTGVRQSCLLPPLLFLVVLDWVTRTAYATSGKGIQWTLMNKLEDLDNADDLALLSHRLQDIHDKVDHLTETSRRVGLRISREKTKVLRINNK; via the coding sequence ATGGAATGGCAATGGCAAATGTCACTCTATGTGTGCTTCGTCGACTTTGAAAAAGCATTTGACagcgtagacagacagacaatctgGGACATCTTACGACACTATGGTATGTCAGAGAAGATCGTGGGCATTATTCGATTACTCTACGAGGAGTTTTCTTGCCAGGTCATCCATGCTGGGAGATTGTCGGAGGAATTCAGGGTCAGCACGGGAGTCAGACAGAGCTGTTTATTGCCACCGCTCCTGTTCCTCGTCGTGCTGGACTGGGTCACCAGGACGGCCTACGCTACCTCCGGCAAAGGTATTCAGTGGACACTGATGAACAAGCTGGAGGACTTGGACAACGCAGATGATCTCGCGCTACTGTCACATCGCCTGCAAGACATACACGATAAGGTAGACCACCTGACAGAAACTTCACGGCGAGTGGGCTTGAGGATCAGCCGGGAAAAGACAAAAGTGCTGCGTATCAACAACAAGTAG